A region from the Streptomyces lydicus genome encodes:
- the mrdA gene encoding penicillin-binding protein 2: MSNLPETRTSRVSVRLIAIQILVFSLLLTLGGRLWYLQIRNGQEYATEAKNNHVQQVIEPATRGSILDARGVPLADNQTRLVVSASRTDLLKMKDDGKAVLGRLAKVLGMSEKEIRNKVRLCDAKTPQPCWNGSPYQPIPITDEATTQQALQIRERSEAFPGISAEPTAVRRYAEPGNANTAQVLGYLSPVTDEEINKAKNTRSPFLRSDQIGRSGLERTYDRYLRGKAAVTRYEVDNLGRVIGQAKSEKGQGGASVVTSIDARVQAIAEKQLEQAMKDARKVHDKNTGTNYKADSGAVVVMEAKTGRVVAMASNPSYDPNAWVGGISGKDYAHLTGKDSNYPLLNRAIQGQAAPGSIFKVISTTAAINAGYDFNGHYPCTSSYSIGGQTFKNFEGEGHGDISLGRALEVSCDTVFYRLSHEEWKKDGGDKPKKDPNDWFYKTAHQFGLGKETGIDLPNEVTGRVPDRKWKTDFWKANKDGWCKQAKAWPKKKDFGTKLAREGCLEGMKLHAYDSINYAIGQGDTLVTPIQMATIYGAIANGGTLYNPTVGKAVVSPDGKKVQQIKPTPHGKLPDSPKTLRQIDSALAGVATRGTAAWRFQGWPQDKIPMHAKTGTAEVYGKQTTSWFATYTKDYTIVMTIAQGGTGSGASGPAVRNIYNALYGVDEKGGINPKAALLPRPQGSLPKIEGDGTIEAQPIKPYVLPSPSPSASESPQ; the protein is encoded by the coding sequence ATGAGTAATCTCCCGGAAACCCGGACCTCCCGGGTCAGCGTCCGGCTCATCGCGATCCAGATCCTGGTCTTCTCCCTGCTGCTCACCCTCGGCGGCCGGCTCTGGTATCTGCAGATCCGCAACGGCCAGGAGTACGCCACCGAGGCGAAGAACAACCACGTCCAGCAGGTCATCGAGCCCGCCACCCGCGGCTCGATCCTCGATGCGCGCGGGGTGCCGCTGGCCGACAACCAGACCCGCCTGGTCGTCTCCGCGAGCCGTACCGATCTGCTGAAGATGAAGGACGACGGCAAGGCCGTGCTCGGCCGGCTGGCCAAGGTGCTCGGGATGTCCGAGAAGGAGATCCGCAACAAGGTCCGGCTGTGCGACGCCAAGACCCCGCAGCCCTGCTGGAACGGCTCGCCCTACCAGCCGATCCCGATCACCGACGAGGCCACCACCCAGCAGGCCCTCCAGATCCGCGAACGCTCCGAGGCGTTCCCCGGCATCAGCGCCGAACCCACCGCCGTACGCCGCTACGCCGAGCCCGGCAACGCCAACACCGCCCAGGTGCTCGGCTACCTCTCGCCGGTGACCGACGAGGAGATCAACAAGGCCAAGAACACCCGCTCGCCGTTCCTGCGCTCCGACCAGATCGGCCGGTCCGGTCTGGAGCGGACGTACGACCGCTATCTGCGCGGCAAGGCCGCCGTCACCCGCTACGAGGTCGACAACCTCGGCCGGGTGATCGGCCAGGCCAAGAGCGAGAAGGGCCAGGGCGGCGCGAGCGTCGTCACCAGCATTGACGCACGTGTGCAGGCCATAGCGGAGAAGCAGCTCGAGCAGGCCATGAAGGATGCCCGCAAGGTGCACGACAAGAACACCGGCACCAACTACAAGGCGGATTCGGGCGCCGTGGTCGTGATGGAGGCCAAGACCGGCCGGGTGGTGGCGATGGCCTCCAACCCCAGCTACGACCCCAACGCCTGGGTCGGCGGCATCTCCGGCAAGGACTACGCCCACCTCACCGGCAAGGACTCCAACTACCCGCTGCTGAACCGCGCCATCCAGGGGCAGGCCGCCCCCGGCTCGATCTTCAAGGTCATCTCGACCACGGCCGCGATCAACGCGGGCTATGACTTCAACGGCCACTACCCCTGCACCAGCTCGTACAGCATCGGCGGCCAGACCTTCAAGAACTTCGAGGGCGAGGGCCACGGCGACATCAGCCTGGGCCGGGCGCTGGAGGTCTCCTGCGACACCGTCTTCTACCGGCTCTCGCACGAGGAGTGGAAGAAGGACGGCGGGGACAAGCCCAAGAAGGACCCCAACGACTGGTTCTACAAGACCGCCCACCAGTTCGGCCTCGGCAAGGAGACCGGCATCGACCTCCCCAACGAGGTCACCGGCCGGGTCCCCGACCGCAAATGGAAGACCGACTTCTGGAAGGCCAACAAGGACGGCTGGTGCAAGCAGGCCAAGGCCTGGCCCAAGAAGAAGGACTTCGGTACCAAGCTCGCCCGTGAGGGCTGCCTCGAAGGCATGAAGCTGCACGCCTACGACTCCATCAACTACGCCATCGGGCAGGGCGACACCCTCGTCACGCCGATCCAGATGGCGACCATCTACGGCGCGATCGCCAACGGCGGCACGCTCTACAACCCGACCGTCGGCAAGGCCGTCGTCAGCCCCGACGGCAAGAAGGTGCAGCAGATCAAGCCCACGCCGCACGGCAAGCTGCCGGACAGCCCCAAGACGCTCCGGCAGATCGATTCCGCGCTGGCGGGTGTGGCCACCCGCGGTACCGCCGCCTGGCGCTTCCAGGGCTGGCCGCAGGACAAGATTCCGATGCACGCCAAGACCGGAACCGCCGAGGTCTACGGGAAGCAGACCACCTCGTGGTTCGCGACGTACACCAAGGACTACACGATCGTCATGACGATCGCCCAGGGTGGTACCGGCTCCGGCGCCTCCGGTCCGGCCGTGCGCAACATCTACAACGCCCTGTACGGAGTCGACGAGAAGGGGGGCATCAACCCGAAGGCCGCCCTGCTGCCGAGGCCCCAGGGCTCGCTCCCCAAGATCGAGGGTGACGGGACCATCGAGGCTCAGCCCATCAAGCCGTACGTCCTGCCGTCGCCGTCGCCGTCCGCATCGGAGAGCCCACAGTGA
- a CDS encoding ATP-binding protein, whose translation MHPTTAPVTRTRFHVSAGARPYILTAPSTPTAPKAARDFVHAVLRRTPLFPLLDTAVLLTSEAVTRAHLHTPHTADILLRMLTTGHGLRISVHGRAPVRIPPPAPGGQPDDYGLLLTGRLADDWGTTPPEDLPRPASLWFDLHLGP comes from the coding sequence GTGCACCCCACAACCGCGCCCGTCACCCGGACACGCTTCCACGTCTCGGCAGGCGCCCGACCGTACATTCTCACCGCGCCGAGCACACCCACCGCCCCGAAGGCCGCCCGCGATTTCGTCCACGCCGTGCTGCGCCGCACCCCGCTCTTCCCGCTCCTCGACACCGCCGTGCTGCTCACCTCGGAGGCGGTGACCCGCGCGCATCTGCACACACCGCACACGGCGGACATCCTGCTGCGGATGCTGACCACCGGGCACGGACTGCGGATCAGCGTGCACGGCCGGGCTCCCGTCCGCATTCCCCCGCCGGCGCCCGGCGGGCAGCCGGACGACTACGGGCTCCTGCTGACCGGCCGCCTCGCCGACGACTGGGGCACGACGCCGCCCGAGGACCTGCCGCGGCCCGCCTCACTGTGGTTCGACCTCCACCTCGGGCCGTGA
- a CDS encoding CYTH and CHAD domain-containing protein — MADTVREIERKYEVDGGAQLPDLAGVDRVATVAEAGVEELDARYYDTPDQRLAVDAITLRRRTGGRDAGWHLKLPVAPGVRDEVRAPLSDAPPPELTALVRSRVLEGELVPLVRLRTRRTVRVLRDAAGAPLAELAVDEVHAQRAGKSAKGKAGAAGVRWREMEVELLGGGDSGLLDEVGRALVAAGARPASSESKLARALAETGLARERPARPGEGEGTSRPRGSGKRGGEAMAAKSKTTNGKNRTTAGKSKTTAGKKKQLTAGDVVLRYVREQVRVIIELDPAVRRDLPDSVHRMRVATRRLRSAFRSYTKVLDRSATRPVGLELQWLAAELGVDRDREVLTARLQQTLAEVPRTLRLGPVDARLRIWSERRRTGARREVLSVLDGPRYMALLKTLHALLEAPPLRPAADRPASEVAAGAVLKDYRRLARRVEAALAAPAGQARDEALHGARKAAKRTRYAAEAARPALGGPAKKFARRIKRVQQLLGDHQDGVVARGALRELATQAQQAGEGGFTFGLLYGREEARAADRERELPRRWKKASRRKHRAALRP; from the coding sequence ATGGCGGACACCGTGCGGGAAATCGAACGGAAGTACGAGGTTGACGGCGGTGCGCAGCTGCCCGACCTGGCCGGCGTCGACCGGGTCGCCACCGTCGCGGAAGCGGGCGTCGAGGAGCTGGACGCCCGCTACTACGACACTCCTGACCAGCGCCTCGCCGTGGACGCCATCACGCTGCGCAGACGCACCGGCGGCAGGGACGCGGGCTGGCACCTGAAGCTGCCGGTCGCGCCGGGCGTCCGGGACGAAGTGCGGGCGCCGCTGTCCGATGCGCCGCCCCCGGAGCTGACCGCGCTCGTCCGGTCACGGGTGCTGGAGGGGGAGCTGGTTCCCCTCGTCCGGCTGCGGACGCGGCGCACGGTCCGGGTACTGCGCGATGCTGCGGGCGCACCGCTCGCGGAGCTGGCGGTGGACGAGGTGCACGCACAGCGGGCCGGGAAGTCCGCCAAGGGCAAAGCGGGCGCGGCCGGGGTCCGGTGGCGCGAGATGGAGGTGGAGCTGCTCGGGGGCGGCGACAGCGGGTTGCTGGACGAGGTCGGCCGGGCGCTGGTCGCGGCCGGGGCGCGCCCGGCCTCATCGGAGTCGAAGCTGGCGCGGGCGCTCGCCGAGACGGGCCTGGCGCGCGAGCGCCCCGCGCGCCCCGGCGAGGGCGAGGGAACGTCCCGCCCCCGAGGCTCCGGCAAGCGCGGAGGTGAAGCCATGGCGGCGAAGAGCAAGACCACGAATGGGAAGAACAGGACCACGGCCGGGAAGAGCAAGACCACGGCCGGGAAGAAGAAGCAACTCACTGCCGGGGACGTGGTGCTCCGGTATGTCCGCGAGCAGGTACGGGTGATCATCGAGCTGGATCCGGCGGTACGGCGCGATCTGCCCGACTCGGTACACCGGATGAGGGTCGCCACCCGCCGGCTGCGCAGCGCCTTCCGCTCGTACACGAAGGTGCTCGACCGCTCCGCCACCCGGCCCGTCGGCCTGGAGCTCCAGTGGCTGGCGGCGGAGCTGGGGGTGGACCGGGACCGGGAGGTGCTGACCGCGCGGCTGCAGCAGACGCTGGCCGAGGTGCCCCGCACGCTGCGGCTCGGCCCGGTGGACGCCCGGCTGCGGATCTGGTCCGAGCGGCGCCGGACCGGCGCGCGCAGGGAAGTGCTCTCCGTTTTGGACGGACCGCGCTATATGGCGCTGCTGAAGACCCTGCACGCCCTCCTGGAGGCGCCGCCGCTGCGCCCGGCCGCGGACCGGCCGGCGTCCGAGGTGGCGGCCGGGGCCGTCCTGAAGGACTACCGGCGGCTGGCCCGCCGGGTGGAGGCCGCGCTGGCGGCCCCGGCCGGGCAGGCCCGGGACGAGGCGCTGCACGGCGCCCGCAAGGCCGCCAAGCGGACGCGGTACGCGGCGGAGGCCGCCCGTCCGGCGCTCGGCGGGCCGGCGAAGAAGTTCGCCCGGCGGATCAAGCGGGTGCAGCAGCTGCTGGGTGACCACCAGGACGGCGTGGTGGCGCGCGGCGCGCTGCGCGAGCTGGCCACCCAGGCACAGCAGGCCGGTGAGGGCGGCTTCACCTTCGGTCTGCTCTACGGGCGTGAGGAGGCCCGCGCGGCGGACCGGGAGCGGGAGCTGCCGCGCCGGTGGAAGAAGGCCTCACGGCGCAAGCACCGGGCCGCGCTCCGGCCGTGA
- a CDS encoding GNAT family N-acetyltransferase, whose product MSPKLIAPTTRAHASFLAAMDEFRADGAERVPHSSLGRELSTWAGRWASAEGFAEYVDAISGAPGEERADGVVPKTTRWWVADGSYLGRVTFRHRLTDELLHYGGHLGYAVRPSARRRGHATAMLRAALPVAHHELGIDPVLITCDHTNTGSRRVIEACGGIFEDRRGEKLRYWIHAAAPAAGEEPRRGF is encoded by the coding sequence ATGTCACCGAAGCTCATCGCCCCCACCACCCGCGCCCATGCCTCCTTCCTCGCCGCGATGGACGAGTTCCGTGCCGACGGCGCCGAGCGGGTACCGCACTCCAGCCTCGGCCGCGAGCTGAGCACGTGGGCCGGCCGCTGGGCGAGTGCGGAGGGGTTCGCGGAGTACGTCGATGCGATCAGCGGCGCACCGGGCGAGGAACGCGCCGACGGTGTGGTCCCCAAGACCACCCGGTGGTGGGTGGCGGACGGCAGCTATCTGGGACGGGTCACCTTCCGCCACCGCCTCACCGATGAACTCCTCCACTACGGCGGCCACCTCGGCTATGCCGTACGCCCAAGCGCCCGCCGCCGCGGCCACGCCACCGCGATGCTGCGCGCCGCGCTGCCCGTCGCCCATCACGAGCTGGGTATCGACCCGGTGCTGATCACCTGCGACCACACCAATACCGGCTCGCGTAGGGTCATCGAGGCCTGCGGCGGGATCTTCGAGGACCGGCGCGGGGAGAAGCTGCGCTACTGGATCCACGCGGCCGCGCCCGCCGCCGGAGAGGAGCCGCGCCGGGGCTTCTGA
- a CDS encoding TIGR03960 family B12-binding radical SAM protein has product MSAESVFPQLEALLPHVQKPIQYVGGELNSTVKDWDSCDVRWSLMYPDAYEVGLPNQGVMILYEVLNEREGVLAERTYSVWPDLEALMREHHVPQFTVDAHRPVGAFDVLGVSFSTELGYTNLLTALDLAGIPMESKDRTEDHPIVLAGGHAAFNPEPIADFLDCAVVGDGEQAVLEITEIIRAWKAEDRPGGRDELLFRLAKTGSVYVPKFYDVEYLADGRISRVVPNRSGVPWRVSKHTVMDLDEWPYPKQPLVPLAETVHERMSVEIFRGCTRGCRFCQAGMITRPVRERSITGIGDMVDKGLKATGFEEVGLLSLSSADHTEIGDIAKGLADRYEEDKIGLSLPSTRVDAFNVDLANELTRNGRRSGLTFAPEGGSERMRKVINKMVSEEDLIRTVSTAYGNGWRQVKLYFMCGLPTETDEDVLQIGDMAVKVIAEGRKVSGQNDIRCTVSIGGFVPKPHTPFQWAPQLSAEETDARLEKLRDKIRGDKKYGRSIGFRYHDGKPGIVEGLLSRGDRRVGSVIRAVYEGGGRFDGWREHFSYDRWMKAAEETLPGFGVDVAWYTTREREYEEVLPWDHLDSGLDKDWLWEDWQDALDETEVEDCRWTPCFDCGVCPQLDLDIQIGPTGKKLLPLTVVK; this is encoded by the coding sequence ATGTCTGCCGAGTCGGTCTTCCCGCAGCTCGAGGCCCTGCTCCCGCATGTGCAGAAGCCCATTCAGTACGTCGGCGGTGAGCTGAACTCCACCGTCAAGGACTGGGACTCCTGTGATGTGCGGTGGTCGCTCATGTACCCGGACGCCTACGAGGTCGGTCTGCCCAACCAGGGCGTCATGATCCTCTACGAGGTCCTCAACGAACGCGAGGGCGTGCTGGCCGAGCGCACGTACAGCGTGTGGCCGGACCTCGAAGCGCTGATGCGTGAGCACCACGTCCCGCAGTTCACGGTCGACGCACACCGCCCCGTCGGCGCCTTCGACGTGCTCGGTGTCTCCTTCTCGACCGAGCTGGGCTACACCAACCTCCTCACCGCCCTGGACCTCGCCGGCATCCCGATGGAGTCCAAGGACCGCACGGAGGACCACCCGATCGTCCTGGCGGGCGGCCACGCGGCCTTCAACCCCGAGCCGATCGCGGACTTCCTGGACTGCGCGGTCGTGGGCGACGGCGAGCAGGCGGTGCTGGAGATCACCGAGATCATCCGCGCCTGGAAGGCCGAGGACCGGCCCGGCGGCCGCGACGAGCTGCTGTTCCGCCTGGCGAAGACCGGCAGCGTCTACGTCCCCAAGTTCTACGACGTCGAATACCTGGCCGACGGACGGATCTCCCGCGTCGTGCCGAACCGCTCCGGCGTCCCGTGGCGGGTGTCCAAGCACACCGTCATGGACCTGGACGAGTGGCCCTACCCCAAGCAGCCGCTCGTCCCCCTGGCCGAGACCGTGCACGAGCGGATGTCGGTCGAGATCTTCCGTGGCTGCACCCGCGGCTGCCGTTTCTGCCAGGCCGGCATGATCACGCGCCCCGTACGGGAGCGAAGCATCACCGGCATCGGCGACATGGTGGACAAGGGCCTGAAGGCCACGGGATTCGAGGAGGTCGGCCTGCTGTCGCTGTCCTCCGCGGACCACACCGAGATCGGCGACATCGCCAAGGGGCTCGCCGACCGGTACGAGGAAGACAAGATCGGTCTGTCGCTGCCGTCGACCCGGGTCGACGCCTTCAACGTCGATCTTGCCAACGAGCTGACGCGCAACGGCCGTCGCTCCGGTCTGACCTTCGCGCCCGAGGGCGGCTCCGAGCGGATGCGCAAGGTCATCAACAAGATGGTCTCCGAAGAGGACCTGATCAGGACCGTCTCCACGGCCTACGGCAACGGCTGGCGGCAGGTGAAGCTGTACTTCATGTGCGGTCTGCCGACCGAGACCGACGAGGACGTGCTCCAGATCGGCGACATGGCGGTCAAGGTCATCGCCGAGGGCCGCAAGGTCTCCGGACAGAACGACATCCGCTGCACGGTCTCCATCGGCGGCTTCGTCCCCAAGCCGCACACCCCCTTCCAGTGGGCGCCGCAGCTGTCGGCGGAGGAGACGGACGCCCGTCTCGAAAAGCTCCGGGACAAGATCCGCGGCGACAAGAAGTACGGCCGCTCCATCGGCTTCCGCTACCACGACGGCAAGCCCGGCATCGTCGAGGGCCTGCTCTCGCGCGGCGACCGCCGCGTCGGCTCGGTCATCCGCGCCGTCTACGAGGGCGGCGGCCGCTTCGACGGCTGGCGCGAGCACTTCTCGTACGACCGCTGGATGAAGGCCGCCGAGGAGACGCTGCCCGGCTTCGGCGTGGACGTCGCCTGGTACACCACCCGCGAGCGGGAGTACGAGGAGGTCCTGCCCTGGGACCACCTCGACTCCGGCCTCGACAAGGACTGGCTCTGGGAGGACTGGCAGGACGCGCTCGACGAGACCGAGGTCGAGGACTGCCGCTGGACCCCGTGCTTCGACTGCGGCGTCTGCCCCCAGCTCGACCTCGACATCCAGATCGGCCCCACCGGCAAGAAGCTGCTGCCACTGACCGTCGTCAAGTAG
- the rodA gene encoding rod shape-determining protein RodA has product MTTSPTSRAFSIRRYTPELGTWGKLTARDSVLRKLDWTLLLSCLVLSLMGSLLVFSATRNRTELNHGDEYYYFLHHLLNLGIGLALAAATIWLGHRTLRGAVPILYALSVVLALLVLTPLGATINGSRSWLAIPGGFSLQPAEFAKITITLGMAMILASRVDAGDSSHPSHRTVVTALGLAAVPVGVIMLMPDLGSVMVLGAVILGVLLSSGASNRWILGLVGTGVVGCVAIWQLGLLDAYQIARFAAFANPSLDPAGVGYNTNQARIAIGGGGLTGSGLFHGSQTTGQFVPEQQTDFIFTVAGEELGFLGAGLIIVLLGVVLWRACRIARESTELYGTIVAAGIIAWFAFQSFENVGMTLGIMPVTGLPLPFVSYGGTSMFAVWIAIGLLQSIRVQRPLSASR; this is encoded by the coding sequence GTGACGACCAGCCCTACCTCCCGGGCGTTCTCGATCCGGCGCTACACCCCCGAGCTCGGCACCTGGGGCAAGCTGACGGCGCGCGATTCGGTGCTGCGCAAACTGGACTGGACGCTGCTGCTGTCCTGTCTGGTGCTGTCGTTGATGGGGTCGCTGCTGGTCTTCTCCGCCACCCGCAACCGCACCGAGCTCAACCACGGTGACGAGTACTACTACTTCCTGCACCATCTGCTGAATCTCGGTATCGGCCTGGCGCTGGCCGCCGCCACGATCTGGCTCGGGCACCGCACCCTCCGCGGCGCGGTCCCGATCCTCTACGCCCTGTCGGTCGTGTTGGCGCTGCTGGTCCTGACGCCGCTGGGCGCCACCATCAACGGTTCGCGTTCCTGGCTGGCGATCCCCGGCGGCTTCTCGCTCCAGCCCGCGGAGTTCGCGAAGATCACCATCACGCTCGGCATGGCGATGATCCTGGCGTCCCGGGTCGACGCGGGGGACAGCTCGCACCCCAGCCACCGCACCGTCGTCACCGCCCTCGGCCTGGCGGCCGTCCCGGTCGGCGTGATCATGCTGATGCCCGACCTCGGTTCGGTGATGGTGCTCGGCGCCGTCATCCTGGGCGTCCTGCTCTCCTCCGGTGCCTCCAACCGCTGGATCCTCGGGCTGGTCGGCACCGGCGTCGTGGGCTGTGTCGCCATCTGGCAGCTCGGACTGCTGGATGCCTACCAGATCGCCCGCTTCGCCGCGTTCGCCAACCCGAGCCTCGACCCGGCCGGCGTCGGCTACAACACCAACCAGGCCCGGATCGCGATCGGCGGCGGCGGACTGACCGGCTCCGGGCTCTTCCACGGCAGCCAGACCACCGGCCAGTTCGTCCCCGAACAGCAGACGGACTTCATCTTCACCGTCGCCGGTGAGGAGCTCGGTTTCCTGGGCGCGGGCCTGATCATCGTGCTGCTCGGTGTCGTCCTGTGGCGCGCCTGCCGGATCGCGCGCGAGTCCACCGAGCTGTACGGCACCATCGTCGCCGCCGGGATCATCGCGTGGTTCGCCTTCCAGTCCTTCGAGAACGTCGGGATGACCCTCGGCATCATGCCCGTCACCGGCCTCCCCCTGCCGTTCGTCTCCTATGGCGGCACCTCCATGTTCGCGGTCTGGATCGCGATCGGGCTGCTCCAGTCGATCCGGGTACAGCGCCCCCTGTCGGCCTCGCGCTGA
- the mreD gene encoding rod shape-determining protein MreD: MRINRILLSAPLVVVALVIQVTILARLQLPGAVPDLLLLVVVGLALVYGHVGGALVGFFAGLLADLAPPSDHAIGRYALVLCVIGYAAGLTKPDSGRHRSATLPLLVVLGAAVGSTLMYAGVGSLVGDTAARHVGIVGLLLSATLYDLLLAPFTVPLVMALARKTEGDLLAGDSSGSQSGGAGSRDAGYGWLTTGTGLKASRGAMKSLRTGTGIGSQRGSLLGKSARDKVGRIKGVKRL, from the coding sequence ATGCGCATCAACCGGATCCTGCTCTCGGCCCCGCTGGTGGTCGTCGCCCTCGTCATCCAGGTCACCATTCTCGCCAGACTCCAACTTCCCGGTGCGGTACCGGATCTGCTGCTGCTCGTCGTGGTCGGCCTCGCGCTGGTCTACGGCCATGTCGGCGGCGCGCTGGTCGGCTTCTTCGCCGGGCTGCTGGCCGACCTCGCCCCGCCGTCCGACCACGCCATCGGCCGCTATGCGCTGGTGCTCTGCGTCATCGGCTACGCCGCGGGCCTGACCAAGCCGGACTCGGGCCGGCACCGCTCGGCGACGCTCCCGCTGCTCGTCGTCCTCGGCGCCGCCGTCGGCTCGACGCTGATGTACGCCGGGGTCGGCTCGCTGGTCGGTGACACCGCCGCCCGCCACGTCGGCATCGTCGGACTGCTGCTCAGCGCCACCCTCTACGACCTGCTGCTGGCCCCCTTCACGGTTCCTCTCGTGATGGCGCTGGCGCGGAAGACCGAGGGCGATCTGCTGGCCGGCGACAGTTCCGGCAGCCAGAGCGGCGGGGCCGGCAGCCGCGATGCGGGGTACGGCTGGCTCACCACCGGCACGGGACTCAAGGCCAGCCGCGGCGCCATGAAGTCCCTGCGCACGGGCACGGGCATCGGCAGCCAGCGCGGCAGTCTGCTCGGCAAGTCGGCCCGCGACAAGGTGGGCCGCATCAAGGGGGTCAAGCGACTGTGA
- a CDS encoding TIGR03936 family radical SAM-associated protein, whose amino-acid sequence MQRIRLRYTKRGRLRFTSHRDFQRAFERALRRAEVPMAYSAGFTPHPKVSYANAAPTGTGSEAEYLEIQLTEHRDPDTLRTLLDASLPDGLDVTDAVEARTSGLADRLQASVWELRLDGVEPAEAGRAVEAFLAADEVLVERRTKNGMRTFDARAAVTRLEATGHAGDRPDGKACAILRLVVRHLTPAVRPDDVLSGLRATADLAPPVPAAVTRLAQGLLDEETGAVTDPLEPDRDAATAAPPTAAGLSAAKVTSGASPAAGDGTA is encoded by the coding sequence GTGCAGCGCATCCGACTGCGCTACACCAAGCGCGGCCGCCTCCGGTTCACCAGCCACCGCGACTTCCAGCGCGCTTTCGAGCGGGCGCTGCGCCGCGCCGAGGTCCCCATGGCCTATTCCGCGGGCTTCACCCCGCACCCCAAGGTGTCGTACGCCAACGCCGCCCCGACCGGCACGGGCAGCGAGGCCGAATATCTGGAGATCCAGCTCACCGAGCACCGCGATCCGGACACGCTGCGCACCCTGCTCGACGCGTCGCTGCCGGACGGGCTCGATGTGACCGACGCGGTCGAGGCCCGCACCAGCGGCCTGGCCGACCGGCTCCAGGCCTCGGTGTGGGAGCTCCGGCTCGACGGGGTCGAGCCGGCCGAGGCCGGCCGCGCGGTCGAGGCGTTCCTCGCCGCCGACGAGGTACTGGTCGAGCGGCGGACGAAAAACGGCATGCGGACCTTTGACGCGCGGGCCGCGGTGACGCGTCTGGAGGCCACCGGTCACGCCGGCGATAGGCCCGACGGCAAAGCCTGTGCGATACTGCGGCTGGTTGTTCGGCATCTGACACCTGCCGTTCGACCCGACGACGTCCTGTCCGGCCTCCGAGCTACGGCCGACCTGGCGCCGCCGGTCCCCGCAGCGGTGACCAGGCTGGCGCAGGGGCTGCTCGATGAGGAGACCGGCGCGGTGACCGACCCGCTTGAGCCCGACCGCGACGCTGCCACGGCCGCCCCACCCACGGCCGCCGGGCTGAGTGCCGCGAAGGTGACGAGCGGGGCTTCCCCGGCAGCCGGGGACGGTACTGCGTAG